The following are from one region of the Marinomonas sp. CT5 genome:
- a CDS encoding TetR/AcrR family transcriptional regulator, whose amino-acid sequence MMADKNATKTKIMDTAEGFIVQGGYNTFSFRDIAEAIGIKSASVHYHYPTKADLVSAVMERYTQAFAAQLPDPTDEKFDPKALLNGFIDGFKAKIVDQRDMSLCTMLTSNKSILPESVSSELAAFYQLILDWLSQVFVRLEQIDEEAGLIQASQLLACLHGASILVQGTDQPDFFDRALSAWRQRTV is encoded by the coding sequence ATGATGGCTGATAAAAACGCGACGAAAACGAAAATCATGGACACCGCCGAAGGCTTCATTGTGCAAGGTGGCTATAACACGTTTAGTTTTCGTGACATTGCAGAGGCGATAGGAATCAAGAGTGCAAGTGTTCACTATCACTACCCTACGAAAGCCGATCTCGTCTCCGCTGTGATGGAGCGTTACACCCAAGCCTTTGCCGCACAACTGCCCGATCCCACGGATGAAAAGTTTGACCCGAAAGCCTTGTTGAATGGCTTTATCGATGGATTTAAAGCCAAGATTGTTGATCAGCGAGACATGAGTTTATGTACTATGCTGACATCGAATAAGTCGATTTTGCCTGAATCGGTTAGCAGTGAATTAGCCGCCTTTTATCAGCTTATATTGGATTGGTTGTCTCAGGTTTTTGTACGTTTGGAACAGATTGATGAAGAGGCTGGACTGATTCAGGCGAGTCAGTTATTGGCTTGTCTACACGGTGCTTCGATCCTTGTACAAGGGACAGACCAGCCTGATTTTTTTGATCGAGCTTTATCTGCTTGGAGGCAGCGAACAGTCTAG
- the lpxM gene encoding lauroyl-Kdo(2)-lipid IV(A) myristoyltransferase (LpxM is lauroyl-Kdo(2)-lipid IV(A) myristoyltransferase, an enzyme characterized in Escherichia coli and involved in biosynthesis of the form of lipid A found in that species and some closely related species.), which translates to MSTGDKHLYNPTFEWRFLHPRFWLTWFGVLVTLLIAFLPFRLRDKVASWIAGRLIHTKSAALKRARINLAQCFPEKVLDEREAILKSSFQIAAQYFLAYGELIARSKRHCENRTVIFGEEHLFPLLKSDQNVIALVPHCWAIDYAGVMLTAKGHDTVAIIRSQKNPIFNWLIHLQRVRYGARVYLRSAGIKPFLKSIKEGYLGYYLPDEDLGAQHSVFTPFFAANKATMKGLGKLAKLSNATVVPMLPAYNAKSGKYELFISPPLENFPSGDEATDALIMNQALEAMISKHPEQYMWVLNLLRTRPDGSHLY; encoded by the coding sequence ATGAGCACTGGCGATAAGCATCTTTATAACCCCACCTTTGAGTGGCGTTTTCTTCATCCCCGCTTTTGGCTGACTTGGTTTGGCGTTCTCGTTACTTTGCTGATTGCTTTTCTACCCTTCCGATTACGGGATAAAGTGGCGAGTTGGATTGCTGGTCGACTTATACATACCAAAAGTGCGGCATTAAAAAGAGCACGCATCAATTTAGCACAATGTTTTCCTGAGAAAGTCTTAGATGAGCGGGAAGCCATTCTGAAAAGCAGCTTTCAAATCGCGGCACAATATTTTTTGGCTTATGGTGAATTGATTGCTCGTAGCAAGCGTCATTGTGAGAATCGCACGGTAATTTTTGGTGAAGAGCATTTATTTCCATTGCTCAAAAGTGACCAAAATGTCATTGCTTTGGTTCCGCATTGTTGGGCGATTGATTATGCGGGTGTAATGTTGACCGCAAAAGGTCATGACACAGTGGCCATCATTCGGTCCCAGAAGAACCCTATCTTTAATTGGCTCATACATTTACAGCGTGTGCGTTATGGGGCCCGTGTGTATCTTCGTAGTGCGGGTATTAAGCCTTTTTTGAAATCGATTAAAGAAGGTTATTTGGGCTACTACCTTCCTGATGAAGATTTGGGCGCTCAGCATTCTGTTTTTACGCCGTTTTTTGCTGCAAACAAAGCGACGATGAAAGGCTTAGGTAAGCTAGCTAAGCTGTCTAATGCGACGGTGGTTCCTATGTTACCTGCATACAATGCAAAGTCGGGTAAATATGAGCTGTTTATCTCGCCACCTTTGGAAAACTTCCCAAGTGGTGATGAAGCAACGGATGCCTTAATTATGAATCAGGCGCTTGAGGCGATGATATCTAAACACCCAGAACAATACATGTGGGTGCTTAATTTGCTGCGTACCCGTCCTGACGGTTCACATCTTTATTAG
- the hemF gene encoding oxygen-dependent coproporphyrinogen oxidase yields the protein MSASSPATVTQLDVQAVKDYLLSLQDHICSTLESVEPSARFKEDAWDRPNGGGGRTRVIAGGDVIEKGGVNFSHVMGDNLPPSATADRPELAGGRFEAMGVSLVIHPNNPMAPTSHANVRLFIVYKDGMAPVWWFGGGFDLTPYYGFDEDCIHWHQTSYDAVEPFGEGYYSRFKKWCDEYFYLKHRGEPRGIGGLFYDDFNEGSFEHCFGMMKSVGNAYTEAYLPILKRRKDLPFTEQQRDFQLHRRGRYVEFNLVFDRGTHFGLQSGLGRTESILMSLPPEVRWTYEYQVEANSEEAKLTDYYLISKDWLAAR from the coding sequence ATGTCAGCAAGCTCACCCGCTACGGTTACCCAGCTCGATGTTCAAGCCGTAAAAGACTACCTCCTATCTCTACAAGACCATATTTGCTCGACGCTTGAGAGTGTTGAACCCAGCGCTCGTTTTAAAGAAGACGCTTGGGACAGACCGAACGGCGGCGGTGGACGTACTCGTGTCATAGCCGGTGGCGATGTGATTGAAAAAGGCGGAGTAAACTTCTCCCATGTGATGGGCGACAACTTACCGCCCTCGGCGACAGCGGATCGCCCTGAATTAGCGGGTGGCCGTTTTGAAGCTATGGGCGTGTCTTTGGTGATTCATCCGAACAATCCTATGGCACCTACTTCCCATGCCAACGTGCGTTTATTTATCGTCTATAAAGATGGTATGGCGCCAGTATGGTGGTTTGGAGGCGGTTTTGATCTGACACCTTATTATGGCTTTGATGAAGACTGTATCCACTGGCATCAAACATCCTATGATGCGGTGGAGCCTTTCGGGGAAGGCTATTACTCTCGCTTCAAAAAATGGTGTGATGAATACTTCTATTTGAAGCATCGAGGCGAACCCCGTGGTATTGGTGGTTTGTTCTATGATGACTTTAACGAAGGCAGTTTCGAGCATTGCTTTGGCATGATGAAATCCGTAGGCAACGCCTATACAGAAGCTTACTTGCCGATTCTAAAGCGTCGAAAAGATTTGCCATTCACAGAGCAACAACGAGATTTCCAATTGCACCGTCGTGGACGTTATGTGGAGTTTAATTTGGTGTTTGACCGCGGTACACACTTTGGATTGCAAAGCGGCCTGGGGCGCACCGAATCCATTCTGATGTCCTTGCCGCCAGAAGTTCGCTGGACTTACGAGTATCAAGTCGAAGCGAACAGTGAAGAAGCAAAATTAACTGACTATTACTTAATCTCAAAAGATTGGCTGGCTGCTCGCTAA
- the aroE gene encoding shikimate dehydrogenase yields MDQYAVVGNPIAHSKSPSIHTHFATLTNQELVYSTLLGDEVEFENQVREFFEKDGKGLNITVPFKERAYAMCDILSQRAKQAGAVNTLLMGKNGDLFGDNTDGIGMVRDIVNNHGQDLTDKRILILGAGGAVRGVLEPVLAENPESVTIANRTLEKAQALADQFDCLASSFEALEGPFDIIINGTSASLSGSLPPLKDELVNGQTWCYDMMYGKERTVFLQWAYERGAEGADGLGMLVGQAAEAFYLWRQVRPETASLVETMREQM; encoded by the coding sequence TTGGACCAGTACGCTGTTGTTGGGAATCCGATTGCTCACAGTAAATCACCGAGCATTCATACACACTTCGCCACACTAACCAATCAAGAGTTGGTGTATTCGACTCTGCTGGGTGACGAGGTGGAATTTGAAAACCAAGTGCGAGAGTTTTTCGAAAAAGACGGTAAAGGTTTAAATATCACGGTTCCATTTAAAGAGCGCGCTTATGCTATGTGCGATATTTTAAGTCAACGTGCCAAACAAGCTGGAGCGGTGAATACCTTGCTCATGGGCAAAAATGGCGACCTGTTCGGCGACAATACCGACGGAATTGGCATGGTGCGTGACATTGTTAACAACCACGGACAAGACTTAACTGACAAACGCATTCTGATTTTGGGTGCAGGTGGCGCAGTTCGTGGTGTGCTTGAACCTGTTTTGGCGGAAAATCCAGAATCTGTCACCATCGCGAATCGCACTCTTGAAAAAGCCCAAGCTTTAGCGGATCAATTCGATTGCTTAGCCTCGTCCTTTGAAGCACTAGAAGGACCTTTCGATATCATCATTAATGGCACATCAGCCAGCTTGTCTGGCAGTTTACCGCCATTAAAAGACGAGCTAGTGAACGGGCAAACATGGTGTTATGACATGATGTATGGCAAGGAGCGGACTGTGTTTTTGCAGTGGGCATACGAGCGTGGTGCCGAAGGGGCGGATGGTCTAGGTATGCTGGTGGGGCAAGCCGCAGAAGCGTTTTATTTGTGGCGACAAGTCAGACCTGAAACCGCCAGCTTAGTCGAAACTATGCGCGAACAGATGTAA
- a CDS encoding GNAT family N-acetyltransferase: MKAQWFSSVDQIGEAKWQEAIGETRYPFAQFAFHHALEQSKSIGDGTGWYPEYLLVMDDDDSPLAIVPTYLKTHSQGEFVFDWSWADAYQRYGMRYYPKRIWAIPFSPVTGLRIFSHLDPKGDDAEFSHLYPALAELMTQANQERAFSSWHLLFPKPEHVDLFRHNKDLLHRTSCQFHWFNRGYQDMEDYFSHFSSRKRKTARKEREKVAKAGITMTRTIGNDLTSADIDFFYLCYQSTYAKRGQQGYLTREFFGQLAANMGEQILLVQAFRGDEAIAASWCFFDDHSLYGRYWGCMEEVDCLHFEACYYQGIEFCLEKGLQHFDPGTQGEHKIARGFEPVFSHSIHYIAHEGFRDAIGNFCEEEAQAVREYHQDTHELLPFKQDSQSSQPERKA; this comes from the coding sequence ATGAAAGCGCAATGGTTCAGTTCAGTTGATCAAATAGGTGAAGCCAAATGGCAAGAGGCTATTGGAGAAACGCGATATCCCTTTGCGCAATTTGCATTCCATCATGCGTTAGAGCAAAGCAAAAGCATCGGCGATGGAACGGGCTGGTATCCTGAATATTTGCTGGTGATGGATGACGATGACAGTCCGCTTGCCATCGTCCCCACCTATTTGAAGACCCACTCGCAGGGGGAATTTGTTTTTGATTGGTCATGGGCGGATGCCTACCAACGCTACGGCATGCGTTACTACCCCAAACGTATTTGGGCGATCCCTTTTTCTCCAGTGACAGGGCTACGAATCTTCTCTCATCTTGACCCAAAAGGAGATGACGCCGAGTTTTCTCATCTGTACCCTGCCCTTGCCGAATTGATGACCCAAGCCAACCAAGAGCGAGCATTTTCAAGCTGGCATCTGTTATTCCCAAAACCAGAGCACGTGGATTTGTTTCGGCATAATAAAGATCTGCTGCATCGAACTTCCTGTCAGTTTCATTGGTTTAACCGTGGCTACCAAGACATGGAAGATTACTTCTCTCACTTCTCTAGTCGTAAACGCAAAACCGCCCGCAAAGAACGAGAAAAAGTCGCCAAAGCCGGCATTACAATGACGCGAACCATAGGAAACGATTTAACTTCGGCAGACATCGATTTCTTTTACCTGTGCTACCAATCCACTTACGCAAAGCGCGGCCAACAAGGTTATTTAACCCGAGAGTTTTTCGGTCAACTAGCCGCAAACATGGGCGAGCAAATTCTCTTGGTACAAGCGTTCAGAGGCGATGAAGCCATCGCGGCATCTTGGTGTTTCTTCGACGATCACTCTTTGTACGGTCGTTACTGGGGTTGCATGGAAGAAGTGGATTGCCTGCATTTTGAAGCTTGCTACTACCAAGGCATTGAGTTTTGCTTGGAAAAAGGGTTACAGCATTTTGATCCAGGTACCCAAGGGGAACACAAAATCGCCCGTGGTTTTGAACCTGTATTTAGTCACAGCATCCACTACATCGCCCACGAAGGCTTCCGCGACGCCATTGGGAACTTCTGTGAGGAAGAGGCCCAAGCCGTGCGTGAGTACCATCAAGATACCCACGAATTGTTGCCGTTTAAGCAGGACAGTCAGTCATCCCAGCCAGAGCGTAAAGCATAA
- a CDS encoding carboxylesterase family protein, which translates to MKNYLFALSAATAVMLSACGSNTAKVSETMREPYITVKNGSLQGVKDDSILVFKGIPYAQPPVGENRWRAPQPVSNWQGIKDATDYGNDCAQKPFPSDAAPLGKEPAEDCLYANVWAPQKEEGKHPVVVWIHGGGYINGGASPATYDGSEFARAGVVFVSFNYRLGRFGFFAHPALSAANEGPLGNYGYQDQIAAMKWVQENIEAFGGDKNQVTVMGESAGGGSVHNLLQTPSAQGTFHRAIIMSGGGRTLAGKRYLDKGTNTHPSLEQIGINFAEKHGIKGTDEKALTALRSLPADDIVDGFNLMDLFSPKKDGELPTFGGPVNDGEIVLGDPQTMMKQGQVAKVPVMVGATSQDIGFASYPDKEALFASFGKFAEDAKQAYDPTGKADLKTLITNVAQDRYMQEPSRFVAQQMTRMGQNAYLYRYDYVAENIRDGQGALHASEIPFFFKTENVKYPDATQQDRAAADLVFHYVVNFIKNGDPNRPDQPEWKPYDDKQDNIMMFTMNATALHEQDPWVKRLNAVQKATEAN; encoded by the coding sequence ATGAAAAACTATTTATTTGCTCTTTCAGCCGCTACAGCCGTCATGTTGTCTGCATGTGGGAGCAATACAGCAAAGGTCAGTGAAACAATGAGAGAACCTTACATCACAGTTAAAAATGGCTCCCTTCAAGGTGTGAAAGACGACAGCATTTTAGTCTTCAAAGGCATACCTTATGCCCAGCCACCAGTAGGTGAAAACCGCTGGCGCGCTCCTCAACCAGTCTCCAATTGGCAAGGCATTAAAGATGCCACTGATTACGGTAACGACTGTGCCCAGAAGCCATTCCCAAGCGACGCCGCCCCATTAGGAAAAGAACCCGCAGAAGACTGTTTATATGCCAACGTATGGGCGCCGCAGAAAGAAGAAGGCAAACACCCTGTCGTGGTATGGATTCACGGCGGTGGTTATATCAATGGAGGCGCATCGCCAGCCACTTACGATGGTAGCGAATTTGCCCGCGCAGGAGTGGTATTTGTCAGCTTTAACTATCGTCTTGGTCGTTTCGGCTTCTTTGCTCATCCCGCCTTATCCGCCGCCAATGAAGGGCCACTTGGTAACTATGGCTATCAAGATCAAATCGCCGCAATGAAATGGGTACAGGAAAATATCGAAGCCTTCGGTGGTGACAAAAATCAGGTCACCGTCATGGGCGAATCAGCAGGGGGCGGTTCAGTTCATAACTTGTTGCAGACCCCAAGCGCTCAAGGAACCTTCCATCGAGCGATTATTATGTCAGGCGGCGGCCGTACATTAGCCGGAAAACGCTACCTGGATAAAGGCACAAACACACATCCATCACTTGAACAAATCGGCATTAACTTCGCAGAAAAACATGGCATTAAAGGAACCGACGAAAAGGCACTAACAGCCCTTCGTTCTTTGCCAGCTGACGATATCGTTGATGGATTTAACCTAATGGACTTATTTTCGCCCAAAAAGGATGGAGAGCTACCGACCTTTGGTGGCCCGGTAAATGATGGTGAGATTGTGCTTGGTGATCCTCAAACTATGATGAAACAAGGCCAGGTGGCAAAGGTACCAGTCATGGTCGGGGCGACCAGTCAGGATATCGGCTTTGCTAGCTATCCAGATAAAGAGGCTTTATTTGCCTCATTTGGCAAGTTTGCCGAAGATGCCAAACAAGCTTATGACCCAACAGGTAAGGCGGATTTAAAAACCTTGATTACCAATGTCGCACAAGACAGGTACATGCAGGAACCTTCACGTTTCGTCGCACAACAAATGACTCGAATGGGCCAAAATGCCTATTTGTATCGTTATGACTATGTCGCTGAAAATATTCGAGACGGTCAGGGTGCGCTCCACGCCAGTGAAATTCCCTTCTTCTTTAAAACAGAAAATGTGAAATATCCTGATGCCACTCAACAAGATAGAGCGGCGGCAGATTTAGTGTTTCACTACGTAGTGAACTTTATCAAGAATGGCGATCCAAACAGGCCAGACCAACCAGAATGGAAACCTTATGATGATAAGCAAGATAACATCATGATGTTTACGATGAATGCCACAGCCTTGCACGAACAAGATCCATGGGTAAAACGCCTGAATGCAGTACAAAAGGCGACGGAAGCTAATTAG
- a CDS encoding YafY family protein — MRASRILKMLMMLQTHEKVTAAELADACETSIRTVYRDIEALSAIGVPVYSEQGVQGGYRLLQGYRTRLNGLSAKEAETLFLAGLSGPAQKMGIDTLLADAQLKLKAALPENIRPEIDRLQSRFLLDAPNWFSDDEKVTYLPDLMTAVLEQRGVVMQYQSWKGEINRQLQPLGIVLKGGQWYLLAQVETDVRTYRVSRIESLILLDETFERPKDFNLTAFWQDSLRRMEVVQFPIIAEVRLTSLGRKIMQHVCSSYAVNQAQIEPMDESGWHRARFPVGESVYGCAELLRFGAELEVIGPPELRAEMEKMVSSLARLYH; from the coding sequence ATGCGAGCCAGCCGAATACTCAAAATGCTGATGATGTTGCAAACCCACGAGAAGGTCACGGCCGCCGAATTGGCTGACGCCTGTGAAACCTCTATTCGTACGGTTTATCGGGATATCGAAGCACTTAGCGCCATTGGCGTCCCCGTCTACAGCGAACAAGGAGTTCAAGGTGGCTATCGGTTGTTACAAGGTTATCGCACCCGTTTGAATGGGCTTTCCGCCAAAGAAGCAGAAACACTGTTTTTAGCCGGGTTGTCTGGTCCTGCGCAAAAAATGGGGATAGACACCCTCCTTGCCGATGCTCAATTAAAGTTAAAGGCCGCCTTACCAGAAAACATACGACCTGAAATCGACCGCTTACAAAGTCGATTTTTGCTGGATGCGCCCAATTGGTTTTCTGACGATGAAAAAGTCACTTACTTGCCAGACCTAATGACAGCGGTATTAGAACAACGCGGTGTTGTCATGCAATATCAAAGCTGGAAAGGAGAAATTAATCGCCAGCTACAACCTCTGGGCATCGTTTTAAAAGGCGGCCAGTGGTATTTGCTTGCACAAGTAGAAACAGACGTGCGGACATACAGAGTCTCTCGTATTGAATCATTAATCTTACTAGATGAAACATTCGAACGCCCCAAAGACTTTAATTTAACGGCATTTTGGCAAGACAGTTTACGCCGAATGGAAGTGGTGCAGTTTCCTATTATTGCCGAGGTGCGTTTAACGTCTCTCGGTAGAAAGATCATGCAACACGTTTGCTCTTCCTATGCGGTAAATCAAGCTCAGATAGAACCAATGGACGAATCAGGTTGGCACCGAGCCAGATTTCCAGTAGGCGAATCGGTATACGGTTGTGCAGAACTCTTACGCTTTGGGGCTGAACTAGAAGTGATAGGCCCGCCAGAACTGCGGGCAGAAATGGAGAAAATGGTGTCATCCTTGGCAAGGCTTTATCATTAA
- a CDS encoding glutathione S-transferase family protein: MSEIQSNQDTITLYHAPQTRGTGIWVLLEELGIPYDMKVLNFKAGENQQPEFLAINPLGKFPTLVHNGTVVTEQVACYTYLADLFPEKGLAPAFNDPKRGAYLRWMAYQGSSFEPAVIDKAFNRPEVAASQSSYGSFDKMLQTLFDQIAKGPYLLGEELYAVDILWGLSLKWCRMFGLITTNPVVDAYIDRVISRPTFTRVEEKEQALLLAQS; encoded by the coding sequence ATGAGCGAGATTCAAAGCAACCAAGACACCATCACCCTGTACCATGCTCCACAAACCCGAGGCACTGGCATTTGGGTATTGCTGGAAGAGTTGGGGATTCCCTATGACATGAAAGTGCTGAATTTCAAAGCCGGTGAAAATCAACAACCAGAGTTTCTCGCTATCAATCCTTTGGGGAAATTTCCAACCCTTGTTCATAACGGCACTGTGGTTACAGAGCAAGTTGCTTGTTACACCTACTTGGCCGATCTGTTTCCTGAAAAAGGCTTAGCGCCTGCTTTCAATGATCCAAAACGTGGTGCGTATTTACGTTGGATGGCCTATCAAGGCAGCAGTTTTGAACCCGCTGTGATCGACAAAGCGTTTAATCGCCCTGAAGTCGCGGCGTCTCAATCATCCTATGGCAGCTTTGATAAAATGCTGCAAACGCTATTCGATCAAATCGCCAAAGGCCCTTATTTATTGGGAGAAGAGCTGTACGCAGTGGATATTCTTTGGGGCTTGAGTTTGAAGTGGTGCCGCATGTTTGGACTCATTACGACGAATCCTGTGGTCGACGCCTACATTGACCGTGTTATATCACGCCCTACCTTCACAAGAGTGGAGGAAAAAGAGCAAGCCTTGTTGCTTGCCCAGTCCTAA
- the hmpA gene encoding NO-inducible flavohemoprotein, which translates to MLAQQHIDTVKATIPLLASAGTAITEHFYQRMFSHNPELKDVFNMTHQRTGGQPAALFNAIAAYATHIDNLEVLTSAVMRIAHKHTSFNIQPNQYDIVGHHLIETLRELAPDAFTKDVEEAWVAAYTQLAEIFIKVEGDLYKERAAQLGGWKDFRRFRVASKTPESDLVTSFVFEPIDGGAVIDYQPGQYLGVKLHPKGNEFDEIRQYSLSTTANGKNYRISVKREGAGDIKGVMSNYLHDHLNVGDEIDVMPPAGDFVFQDKQTPVVLISGGVGLTPMQAMLDTLAKQQYSHPVSYLHACAHQGQHSFKEHVNSLKKQLNLSVHTWYEQADSEEEGVTKGMMQLDVIKDSLPLTNGEFYLCGPVGFMMFVKQQLLTLGVEADRIHYELFGPHQEV; encoded by the coding sequence ATGTTAGCTCAACAGCATATCGACACAGTAAAAGCCACTATCCCTTTATTGGCCTCTGCAGGAACGGCCATTACTGAACACTTCTATCAGCGTATGTTTTCACATAATCCGGAGCTAAAAGATGTGTTCAACATGACCCATCAAAGAACCGGAGGCCAGCCTGCCGCTCTGTTCAATGCCATCGCGGCGTACGCAACACACATTGATAATTTAGAAGTGCTAACCAGTGCAGTGATGCGTATTGCGCATAAACACACCAGCTTTAATATTCAACCAAATCAATACGATATAGTTGGTCATCACCTCATTGAAACCTTACGAGAATTGGCGCCAGATGCGTTCACCAAAGACGTAGAAGAAGCTTGGGTAGCGGCATACACTCAGTTGGCCGAAATATTTATCAAAGTCGAAGGCGATCTTTATAAAGAACGCGCTGCGCAACTGGGTGGCTGGAAAGATTTCCGCCGTTTCCGTGTCGCTTCGAAAACACCTGAATCGGATTTGGTCACCAGCTTTGTCTTTGAACCTATCGATGGCGGCGCGGTAATTGATTACCAACCAGGCCAATACTTGGGCGTTAAGTTACATCCAAAAGGCAATGAGTTCGATGAGATACGTCAATACTCTTTATCAACCACAGCCAATGGCAAAAATTATCGCATTAGCGTCAAACGCGAAGGCGCAGGGGATATCAAAGGGGTTATGTCGAATTATCTGCATGATCACTTAAACGTGGGCGATGAAATTGACGTTATGCCACCCGCCGGAGACTTCGTGTTCCAAGACAAGCAAACACCTGTGGTACTGATTTCAGGTGGCGTTGGTTTAACCCCAATGCAAGCCATGCTGGATACACTCGCCAAACAGCAGTACAGCCACCCAGTGAGCTATTTACACGCTTGTGCTCACCAAGGTCAACACTCCTTTAAAGAGCACGTGAACAGCCTGAAGAAGCAACTGAATTTGTCCGTTCACACTTGGTACGAACAAGCCGACAGCGAAGAAGAGGGCGTAACAAAAGGCATGATGCAACTGGATGTCATCAAAGACAGCTTACCGCTGACGAATGGCGAGTTTTATCTTTGCGGCCCAGTTGGCTTCATGATGTTTGTTAAACAACAGTTACTCACACTTGGCGTAGAAGCCGACCGTATTCATTATGAATTGTTCGGACCACATCAAGAGGTTTAA
- the norR gene encoding nitric oxide reductase transcriptional regulator NorR → MMNQVSNNALLSFALDLASAVTQANRFEQLVYAVRATINCDAVVLLAHNNGVLTPLAQRGLSDDLMGRRFTINDHPRLKAICSGHYPVRFPADSQLPDPYDGMVLGHDDNLPVHSCMGVPLYLEGKLIGVVTLDSIMPGVFDDIDARALEIIGTMAAMTLNTAILMEKLENQSQHAQNVLKVMGEQSHEMIGQSKAMQDLKQSINLVAPSDFAILIEGETGVGKELVARALHEHSARSEAPMVYVNCAAIPHHLIESELFGHVKGAFTGADRDRDGKFLLADGGTLLLDEIGELPLEVQGTLLRAIQNQEIQAVGKDQVRKVNVRIIAATNRHLETEVAEHRFRADLFHRLSVFPIQVPALRDRKGDIALLAGFFAERFRRKLGLQQLALSASAIDMLEAYHWPGNVRELEHVISRAALFSKAESSKVESAKTENVKFGRTKKITTITPMHLTGLQIDHGYQEKVQANVISEPSSDKQKTIDLRLETETYQRNLIRKALESNDGNWTKAAQQLSMDRANLARLAKRLGIVVAKEVRS, encoded by the coding sequence ATGATGAATCAGGTTTCTAACAACGCTTTGTTGAGTTTTGCTCTTGATCTTGCCAGCGCGGTGACACAAGCAAATCGCTTCGAGCAATTGGTTTATGCCGTACGTGCAACGATTAATTGCGATGCGGTGGTGCTATTAGCGCATAACAATGGCGTACTCACGCCACTTGCCCAACGAGGTTTATCGGATGATCTGATGGGACGTCGTTTTACCATTAATGATCACCCTCGTTTGAAAGCGATCTGTAGCGGTCATTATCCTGTTCGCTTTCCTGCAGATTCACAGCTTCCCGATCCCTACGATGGCATGGTGTTAGGCCACGATGACAATTTACCAGTGCACTCTTGTATGGGCGTTCCGCTTTATTTGGAGGGTAAATTAATTGGTGTGGTGACCCTAGACAGCATCATGCCGGGTGTTTTTGATGATATTGATGCACGTGCGTTGGAGATTATCGGCACCATGGCGGCCATGACGCTAAATACCGCTATCTTAATGGAAAAATTAGAAAACCAGTCGCAACATGCTCAAAACGTATTAAAAGTAATGGGCGAACAAAGCCATGAAATGATAGGCCAGAGCAAAGCCATGCAAGACCTTAAACAGTCGATTAATCTGGTCGCTCCTTCGGACTTTGCCATTTTGATTGAAGGGGAAACCGGTGTCGGTAAAGAGTTGGTTGCGAGAGCATTACATGAGCATTCTGCGCGCTCTGAAGCGCCAATGGTATACGTAAACTGTGCTGCGATTCCTCATCATCTTATCGAAAGTGAGCTTTTCGGGCATGTAAAAGGCGCGTTTACCGGAGCCGATAGAGACAGAGACGGTAAATTTCTATTGGCCGATGGCGGTACTTTATTACTTGATGAAATTGGTGAGTTGCCGCTGGAAGTACAAGGGACTTTGTTGCGCGCTATTCAAAATCAAGAAATCCAAGCCGTGGGCAAAGATCAAGTACGCAAGGTAAACGTTCGAATCATAGCAGCCACTAATCGGCATCTAGAAACCGAAGTGGCAGAGCATCGCTTTCGTGCAGATTTATTCCATCGTCTTAGTGTGTTCCCGATTCAAGTTCCTGCACTACGTGATAGAAAAGGCGATATTGCTTTGTTGGCCGGATTCTTCGCCGAGCGTTTTCGACGCAAATTAGGCCTTCAACAACTCGCTTTGTCAGCGTCGGCTATCGACATGCTCGAAGCGTATCATTGGCCTGGTAACGTCAGAGAGCTAGAACACGTCATTTCCCGTGCGGCACTATTTTCTAAGGCCGAGAGTTCAAAGGTAGAAAGTGCTAAGACTGAAAACGTGAAATTTGGTCGAACAAAAAAAATTACAACCATTACGCCAATGCACTTAACTGGGTTACAAATTGATCATGGATATCAAGAAAAGGTACAGGCTAATGTAATATCTGAGCCATCGTCAGATAAACAAAAAACCATTGATTTACGTTTAGAAACAGAGACTTATCAACGAAATTTAATCCGCAAAGCATTAGAAAGCAATGACGGCAACTGGACCAAAGCGGCTCAGCAGTTGTCTATGGATCGCGCCAACCTAGCTCGCTTGGCAAAACGCTTAGGGATTGTCGTTGCCAAAGAAGTACGTTCTTAA